The region AGGAGGGAGAGCGTCACGAAGACGGAGGCGGCGACGAGCGCGACGTTCGAGCCGGAGACGGCCAGCACGTGATAGACACCGGCGCGCCGGAAGGCCTCGTCCGTCTCCCTCGGCATGGCGCTCCGCTCGCCCAGCACGAGCCCAGCCAGGAGGGCCGCCGAGCCCTCCGGGAGCCGCGCCCGCATCGTCGCCACCGCCCATCGCCTGACGCGCACGGGCCACGGCGGCGCGTCCACCGTGAGCGCCCCCAGCCGGTCGCCGCGGCCGCTGCCGACGAGGGCGATGCTCTCGCGGCGCAGGTGCGCCGGATAGTCGAAAGCCCCGGGGTTCCTGAAGCCCACGGGCGGGTGGAGCCGGACATGCGCCCAGAGGCGCTGCCCCTCTCCCAGGGCCTCGGCGCTCTCGCCGTAGATGGTGAGCAGCAGCCGTCCCGTGGCCGGCCGACGGGCCTCGCCGTCCCAGACCGCATCCACCTCGAGGAGGAGGCGCATCCGGTCGGGAGCCCAGCGCAGCGGCTCCTCCGCGAGCGTCCCCTCCACCGTGACCGGTCCCTCTCCTGCCAGGGCCGTGATGTGCTCGGGCGGCAGCGGCTGGGGATGGACGCGCAGCAGCGCGACGGCGCCCACGGCGAGGAGGAGGCCGGCCGTGGCGACGCGCTCGTGACGAAGCGCGAGCGCCGTGGCCGCGGCCGCCAGCAGGCCGCCGGCGCCGGCGATGAGCCATGGCGTGGGGACGGTCAGCCACGCGCCCGCGGCGACGCCGGCCGCCCAGGCCAGCGCCAGGGGCACCAGGGGCGCCCCGGCGGCGCCCATCCTAGTCGCCCACGGAGATCAGATCGCGCAGGGCGGCGAGCCTCTTCGCGCCGAGGCCCAGCACCTGGCGCAGCGCCTCGGGGGAGTCGAAGCGCCCGCGGCGCTGGCGCTCCTCGACGATGCGCCGGGCGAGGCCCGGGCCGATGCCGGGCAATCGGGCGATCTGCTCCGCATCCGCCTGGTTGACATCGAGCGGGCGCGGGTCCGCCGTGACGGGATCGGACGGCTGGCCTGGCTCGTCCGCCGGGCGGGACGATCCGGCCCCCCGCCGCGGTCGGGCCTCGCGCGCCGGGGGCGGCGGCGGAGGCGGCAGCGGGGTGACCGGCTCCTCGCGGTCGAAGGACTCGAGTCGCTCCGCCCACTCGGGGAAACCGGCGCGCCACTCGCGCACGGCGAGCCCGAGAAGGAGCAAGGCCGCCACCGCGAGGAGGAGGCGGAGCTGAGGGCGCGGGTAGAGCATCACGCTCACCCTGCCATCGCCGCCGGCGCGCGACTAGAGTGTCAGATCAGATACGCCCCGCAGAGTTGCTAGCGCGTGACGCCCTGCTTGGCCCGCGTGAGCCACACCTGCGCCAGGTCGGCATCGGCCCAGCCGTGGGACCGGAGATGGGCCACCCAGGCCTTCACGGTGGCTGCAGGGACCTCGGTCTCGTCCCGATCGACTTCGATGCGGTCGGGGCAGGGCTGACGGCTCGTGCGTTCCGAAGCTGGGGCCGATTCGGTAGGTTTCATGCGCAGTTCCCTTCCTCGCCCGGCAGATGGAGTCCGGCGAGGCCGACGGTGGGACGGGGAGCTACCGGCGAGGACGCGCGAGGGTAGCGGGGACGCCGGCCCCGCCATTCTCTTCCGCGAAGAGGATCTCAGTATACAGGGAACGGGGCTCGCGTCGGCCTGCGATCTCCTGGCGGAGGAGGCGGACTGCAGCAGCCTGCGGATGCGCGCGGCCACGTCCTGCGCCGAGGCAGCCCACCACGGAGCTGGGCAGCGGCGGCGACGGGGTCAGGGGGTGAGCGCGGCGCGCGTGAGGGTGAGCGTCTCCTTGTTGTGCCACTCGCTGGCCGCGAAGGCCTCGTTGATCCGCTCGAGGGGGTACTTGTGGGAGAGGATCCGGTCCCACGGCCAGCGGCTCTTGGTGCGCGCGAGGAAGTCCAGCGCCCGCGGGATGACCCACGGGTCGTACTGGAAGACACCCACGATCTTCTTCGAGCCCCAGACGAGGAGAGAGGGCTCCAGCTCCACCTTGGCGCCGCGGCTGATGGTGCCGATCTCGATGTAGGTGCCGCCGGCGCGCAGCATGTCGATCCCCTCCGGGATGACGGCGGGGAAGCCCACGAGGTCGCAGGCCACGTCGGCGCCAACGCCGTCGGTCCACTGGCGCACGAGCCGGAGGCGCTCCTTCCGGTCGGGGACCTCGCGGATGTTCAGCGTGTGGTCGGCGCCGAAGGCCCGGGCCAGCTCGAGCCGACCGGGGAGCTGGTCCACCACGATCACGCAGGACGCGCCCATGTCCTTGGCGACGGCGGCGGCCTGGACCCCGAGCCCGCCCGCGCCCTGGATCAGCACGCGGTCCCCCAGGCGCACGCCCGCCACGGTGAGGCCGTAGATCACCTGGGACAGGGCGCAGTTGACGGGAGAGACCACGTCGTCGGAGAGCCCGTCGGGCACCTTGAAGACGGCGCCGCCCGGGCGGAGATAGTAGTGGTCCGCGAAGGCCCCGTGCAGGTGCGGGAAGACGGAGGCGCCCACGGGCCGCTCGATCTTGTGGCGGCAGGCCGCCGGCTCCTTGTGCAGGCACGCATGGCAGCGGCCCAGGCACGCATAGCAGCGGCCGCACGGGTAGAAGTAGGCATAGGCCACGCGGTCGCCTTCCTTGAGGGGCCGGCCGAGCGAGTCCGTCTTGATCCGGGAGCCGAGGCGGGCGACGCGGCCCGTCATCTCGTGACCGAAGATCCAGCCGTCCTCGGGGTACTTGAGGGGGGCGTCCCCCCGCCAGAAGTGGAGATCGGAGCCGCAGATGTTCGCCACCGTGACGCGGACCAGGATGCCCTCCGGCTCCAGCTCGGGGATGGGCACCTCGCGCAGCTCGAAGGGCCGGCCGGGACCGAAGAAGACGGCGGCGCGGGCTGTCTCCGGCATCTCAGGTCCTTTGTCTCGCTTGAGTGTAAATGACTTCGGTCTGGCGGTTCGGCCTCTTCGCGCAAGCGCTCATCGGGGCGTCCCCTTTCACCGTCTCAGCCTCTGCGCTCCCTGGCAAGATCGAAGGCGTCGTGGAGCGCGCGGACGGCGAGCTCCGTGTACTTGTCCTCGATCACGCAGGACACGGCGATCTCGGAGGTGGAGATCATCTGGATGTTGATCCCTTCCTTGGAGAGCGTGGAGAACATCTGCGCGGCCACGCCCGCGTGGCTCCGCATGCCCACGCCCACGATGGAGACCTTGGCCACCCGGTCGTCCGCGGCCACGCCCGCCGCCCCGATGTCCTGCGCCTGCCGGGCCAGCACCTGCTCGGCGCGCGCGCGGTCGGCGCGCGGGAGGGTGAAGGAGATGTCGGTGAAGCCGTCGCGGCTGATGTTCTGGACGATCATGTCCACGACGATGCCCTGGGCGCCCAGGGCCCCGAAGACCTGCGCGGCGATGCCGGGCCGGTCGGGCACGCGGAGGATGGAAACCTTGGCCGGGCCCCGGTCATGCGTGATGCCGGTGACCACCACCTCTTCCATGCTGTGATCCTCCCTGGTCACGAGCGTGCCCGGGTCCGGCTTGAACGTGGAGCGGACGTGGACCGGCCCCCCGAACTTCTTGGCGAACTCGACGGAGCGCGACTGTAGCACCTTGGCGCCAAGGCTCGCCATCTCGAGCATCTCGTCGTAGGAGACGCGCGGGAGCTTTCGCGCCTCGGGTACCACGTTGGGGTCGGCCGTGTAGACGCCGTCCACGTCGGTGAAGATCTCGCAGACGTCGGCCTTGAGGGCGGCGGCCAGCGCGACGCCTGTGAGGTCCGAGCCCCCGCGCCCCAGCGTCGTGATCTCGCCCGCCTCCGTCATGCCCTGGAAGCCGGCCACCACCACGATCTTCCCCGCGGCGAGCGCCGCGGCGATGCGCTCGGCGCTGATGCGCTTGATGCGGGCCTTGGTGTGGACGGCATCCGTGATCAGGCCCACCTGGGGCCCGGTGAAGGAGCAGGCGGGGTGGCCGAGGCTCTGCAGCGCCATCGCCAGGAGCCCGATGGTGACCTGCTCGCCGGTGGCCAGCAGCATGTCCATCTCGCGCGGGTCCGGGGTTGGCGTGATCGCGGAGGCCAGGGCGACCAGGGAGTCGGTGGTCTTGCCCATGGCCGAGACGACGACCACCACGCGATCCCCGTGGCCCGCCGACTCGGCCACCCGCCGGGCGACGTTCTTGATCTTCTCGGGATCGGCGACGGAGGAGCCGCCGTACTTCTGGACGATGAGGAGGCCCATGACAGAGAGGCATCCTACACGAGATCCGCCGGCCGAAAAAGAGCCGGACGCGCCGCAGGCGGAGCGCTACCGGCCCGGCCGCTCGGGCCCGGGCGGATGCGGGCCTGGCAGGCCGGGCCTGCCGCGGCGCGGGAGCTCCTCCCGGCGCGGCAGGCCCTGGCCGCCCTGCCGCTCGCGGCGCTCCCGCCACACTTCGCGCGCACGCTGGCGCTCCGCGGGGGTCATGGCACGCCAGCGCTCCAGATTCCGCTCCACGCGCTGGCGCTCCTCCGGCGTCATGGCCTGGTACTGGCGGAAGCGCTGGAGGAGCTGCTGCTGTCGCTCGGGGGGCAGCCGCCGGAAGCGCTCGTGGGCGGTCTCCAGCTCGCGCTGGCGCTCCGCCGGTAGCGAGTTCCACCGCTGGAGGTCCTCGAGGATCCTGGCGCGCTCGGGCGGGCTCAGCTTCCCCAGCCGCTCCTGGTTCTGCCGCGCCGCCCTGCGCTCCTCCGGGGTCAGCGACTTCCAGTGCCGGTAGTTGTCAAGGACGCGCTGGCGCTCGGCGGGAGGCAGGGCCCGCCAGCGCTCCAGATTCCGCCGGACGATCTCCTGTTCCTCGGGGGAGAGCCGCTCGAGCCCCTGGATCCCTGGCTCGGAGGGCTGGCCCCGCGGCGGCAGCTGGGCCAGCGGCGCACCCGTGTCGGCCATCAGCATGGCCGCCGCCAGCGTCGCCACCCACAGGAGCCTCACCATCTCACTTCACCTCCTTCGAGGACTGCGTCGCAGGCGAGGACCGCGTCGCAGGCTGCCCGGACCCCGTGGGCGCCGCCTGGGGCGGCGGACTCTCCAGGAAGCGGAGCGCCTCGAGCACGCGGAGCTGCTCCAGCAGCCGGAGCCGCTTGCCGACCTCGCGGTCACGCGCGTAGTCGCCGCTGTTCAGGACGTCGAGGTCCCGCAGCATCTCGGCGTCGAGCCTTCCCGCCGGGGCCGGCTGCGCCCCGGCGCCCCGCGCCGCCGGGATCAGCCCGAGCAGCGCCAGCAGGAGCGCCGCGAGCCGGGAGCCGCCCCGGCCCCGGGGTCCCGGCCGCGGCTCGCCGGCGACGCGCACTCACCCCTCACTGGTGAGCGGCAGGCGATCGAGCCCGCCGATCACGTCGAGGTCCTCGAGGAGCTCCAGCCGCTGGACGATCTGCAGCCGCGAGATGAGGTCGAGCCGGCTCGCGAGGATCGCGTTCTCGATGGCGGCCTGATCCCCCTGGGTCGGCCCCCACCCGTTTCCGCCGGGCAGGCCGACGTAGAGGAGCACGCCCACGAGTCCGGCTGCCAGGGCCACCGGCACGGGCGGCCAGGCCCAGCGGCGGAGGAAGCCCGGCCGGGCCCGTCGCCTGCGATCGGCGAGCTTCTCCCTGAGCTCGGCCCGGTAGGCGCCCCAGTGAATGGGCGGCGCCGCCGGTCGCGCCAGCTCCGCCGCCAGCCGCTCGAGCTCGCCGAGGGCGGCCCGACAGGCCGCGCAGGCGGCCATGTGTGCCTGCACCTCGCGCGCCTCGGCCGGCGGGAGCTCGCCGCGCAGGTAGGGAACCAGGCGGTCGTCGGCATGACCGGTCACGGCGCGCTCCCGATGCGCCGCCTCAGCGTCGTGAAGGCGCGGTGCAGGTGCACACGCACCGTCGCCTCCGACAGGCTCAGCACCTCGGCGATCTCCTTGGTGGGCAGCCCCTCCCGGCAGGAGAGCAGCACGGCCGCGCGCTGCTGCTGCGAGAGCTCCTCCACGGCCTTCCAGAGCCGGCTCATGCGGCGGTCCTCGTCCACGGCATCCCCGGGATCGGTGAAGGGCGCCGGCTGCCGCGCCACGGGATCGCGGTCCGCCGTGTCGGCCGTGGCGGGATCACGCCAGGACAGGAGCCGACGCCAGCCCCGGCTGCGGCGCCGGTGGTCCAGGCAGCAGTTGACCAGGATGCGGTAGAACCAGGTGGAGAACTTGGCCTGCCCGGCGAAGGTGCGCGCCGACTCGTGCAGCCTGATGAAGGCCTCCTGCGAGCAGTCCTTGGCGTCTTCACGGTCCCGCAGCATGGACCACGCGATCCGGTAGGCACGCTCCTGGTACCGCTCCACGAGGAGATCGAAAGCCCCAGGCTCCTGGACGCCGACGCGACGGCAGAGCGCTTCATCCGAGATCTCGACGGGTTCCACTCGGCCCGATCTTCCCACACGCCCATCTCAGCCACCAAGCCGGCGGAGGCGAGGCGCGTCGGCCCCGCCCCCGCCGGCGGCCTGTCTCATCGTCCGCGCCGCTGCCTGAGGTCGCGGTGGAGCTCGCGCCGGTCCTGGCGCAGGTCCCGCACGTCGTCGCGCCGGTCCCTGAGGTCTTCCCGCAGCTCCCGCCGGTCGCTCCGGAGCTCCTGACGCGCGTCTCGGATCCGCTCCGGGTCGCCTGCCCTCACGGCCTCGCGCAGCTCCCGCCTGTCGCCGCGCAGCTCGAGCCGGTCCTCGCGGATCTCCCGGGTGTCCTGCCGGATTTCCCTCCGGTCCTGGCGGATGTCCTTGAGATCCTGCCTGATCTCCTGGGCCCCCGCCACCAGGGTCAGGAGCCCCACCACAGCGCAGATGGCGGTCACCGTGATCGCTCCCGCCGTCCAGCCCGTCACTTGCCTCATCGCCGTCCTCCCGTGTCGGGGCGCCCCCCGGATTGGCTACCTTGCCCCATGAGACGGCTCGGGCCGGGCAGGCGTTTACACCTTCGGCCGGGGGAGGCCCCGGGCCGCGCCTCGCGCGAGTGGGTTCCGGCGGGGATCAGGTCCGCAGCGAGGGCGGGGCGACGCCCGTCGTGCGGGCGGCGTCGGCGAGGCTGACGTGCTCCACGAACAGCAACGCCAGCCCCCAGAGGGTGACCGGGAAGTACTGCGAGGCATGGAGCAGCAGGGAGAAGGACAGGGCCTCGGTCCGCGGCACCGAGAACAGCGCCAGCGCGACCACGACCACGGCCTGCACCACCCCCGCGAAGCCGGGGCTCGAGGGCAGGCTCACCCCGAGGCCGAGAAGGGCCAGGACCGCCCACGCCGCGCCCCAGGGCAGCGCCAGATGGGCGGCGCGGAAGGCCGTCCACACGACCGTGGCCAGGAGTAGCCAGATCCCCGCCGACCAGAAGACGATGGGCAGGAGGTGGTGCGGCGCCCGGATCCCGCTCAGCCCCTCGTTGACCGTCGCGAAGATGCCCCGGGCGCGGCCCTCGACGGCGGGCCAGCGGCCCAGGAGCCGGCCGAGCACGCGCTCGCAACGGCCCGGAGCGATGGCGACGACGGCGAGGGCCACGATCAGCGCGAGATCCGCTGAGATGAAGACCAGGGCCGCCCACCGGAGCTCCCGGGGCACCGTCACGAGGAGGAAGAGGCCGGCCAGCATGAGCCCCACCGCGATGGCGTCGAGGACCCGCTCCACGACCATGGTGGCCACCGTGGTCCAGAAGCGCTGCCCGCGGCGGGCCACCACGTAGGCGCGGACCACCTCGCCTGCCCGGAGCGGCAACAGGTTGTTGCCCATGTAGCCGATCATCACCGCGCTGAAGAGGTGGACGGGGTGGGCGCCGGGAGGGAACAGGAAGGCCCAGCGGCGCGCGCGGAACCAGAGTGACAGGAGGTTGAGCGCGATGCTGGCCGCCAGCAGCCCCCAGTGTGTCCGCGCCAGCAGGACCGGGATGGCGTGGACGTCGGCGTCGCGGAAGACGTAGACGAGGAGTCCCGCGCTCACCGCCAGCCCCAGCAGGATCTTCAGGAGCCGTCCGCGCGACGGCACGGGCGGGATCAGAACCCGAGCTGGGCGAGCACGGCGTCGAGCCGCGGCGGCACGCTGATGGGGCGGGAGGCGGACTCGAGCGCCGTGTCGGGGTCCTTGAGTCCATGTCCCGTGAGGGTCAGCACGAGCGTCGCCCCCGGCTCGAAGCGCCCCGCCTTGACCATCTTCATGAGCCCCGCCACCGTCGCGCAGGAGGCGGGCTCCATGAAGATCCCCTCCTCGCGGGCGAGCATGCGGTAGCCGCGGATGATCTCCTCGTCGGTGACGGCCTCGATCCAGCCGCCCGAGTCGTGCAGCGCTTCCTTGGCCAGCCCCCACGAGGCCGGGTTGCCGATCTTGATGGCGGTGGCGACGGTCTTCGGCTCCGTGATGATGCGCTCCTCGACGATGGGCGCCGCGCCGGCGGCCTGGAAGCCCACCATTCTCGGCAGCTCCTTGGCGAGCCCCGCGCGGTGGTACTCGCGATAGCCGCGCCAGTAGGCCGTGATGTTGCCCGCGTTGCCCACGGGGATGAGGTGATAGTCGGGAGCGCGCCCGAGCTGGTCCACGACCTCGAAGGCGCCGGTCTTCTGTCCCTCGAGCCGGAAGGGGTTCAGGCTGTTCACGAGCGTCACCGGATGGCGCTCGGCGATCTGCCGGACGATGTCGAGAGCCTGGTCGAAGTTGCCGTCCACCACCAGCACGGTGGCGCCGTGGATGGCGGCCTGCGAGAGCTTCCCGATGGCGACGGCGCCCTTCGGCACCATGACGAAGGCGCGCATGCCCGCGCGCGCCGCATAGGCCGCCGCCGAGGCCGAGGTGTTCCCGGTGGACGCGCAGATGACGGCGCGCGAGCCGGCCTCCGCGGCCTTGGAGATGGCCAGCGTCATGCCGCGGTCCTTGAAGGAGCCCGTGGGATTGAAGCCCTCGCACTTGAGAAAGATGCGCAGGCTCGGGTCGGTGGCCTCGGCGAGCCGCGGGGCGGGCACGAGCGGCGTGTTGCCCTCGTGGAGCGTCACCACCGGGGTCTTCGGCGTGACGGGCAGGAAGGCCCGGTACCGCTCGATCACTCCCGGCCACGCCGCGGATGTCATGCCGGGTCTTCTCCACGTTGCCTGAATGTAGATGACATCGCGCGGCGGTTGGGCCTCTTCGCCCCTGCGGGGCTCATCGGGGCGTCCGCATTGCCGACCTGCTGTGTCGCCGGGAGGAGGATCATGCTGGTTCGACCCGGATCATCGTCGTGCGGGAGGCGACGACGGGGAGGCGGTCGATGGCGGCCAGGGCGGCCCGCATGTCCCGCTCGCGGGCCTCGTGGGTCATCATCACCACGGGCACCGCCTCGCCTTCGGCGCGCCCCTTCTGCAGCACGGAGACGAGCGAGATGTCGTGGCGGCCCAGGATGCCGGCCACCTGGGCCAGCACGCCGGGGCGATCCAGGGCCATCACGCGCAGGTAGTAGGCGGAGCGGATCTCGTCCATGGGCCGGAGCGGCAGCGGCGCCTTCGCCACCGACGGCAGCTCGACCGGGAGCGCCGGGATGCCGTGGGCCACGCGCCGGGCGATCTCGAGCGCGTCCGACCACACGGCCGACGCGGTGGGGAGCTGGCCGGCGCCGCGGCCGTAGAACATCAGGTTGCCGACATTGTCGCCGGTGATGAACACGGCGTTGTAGACCCCGGAGACGGCCGCCAGCGGCGACTGGGCCGGGATCATGGTCGGGTGCACCCG is a window of Candidatus Rokuibacteriota bacterium DNA encoding:
- a CDS encoding DUF3106 domain-containing protein; this translates as MVRLLWVATLAAAMLMADTGAPLAQLPPRGQPSEPGIQGLERLSPEEQEIVRRNLERWRALPPAERQRVLDNYRHWKSLTPEERRAARQNQERLGKLSPPERARILEDLQRWNSLPAERQRELETAHERFRRLPPERQQQLLQRFRQYQAMTPEERQRVERNLERWRAMTPAERQRAREVWRERRERQGGQGLPRREELPRRGRPGLPGPHPPGPERPGR
- a CDS encoding aspartate kinase, giving the protein MGLLIVQKYGGSSVADPEKIKNVARRVAESAGHGDRVVVVVSAMGKTTDSLVALASAITPTPDPREMDMLLATGEQVTIGLLAMALQSLGHPACSFTGPQVGLITDAVHTKARIKRISAERIAAALAAGKIVVVAGFQGMTEAGEITTLGRGGSDLTGVALAAALKADVCEIFTDVDGVYTADPNVVPEARKLPRVSYDEMLEMASLGAKVLQSRSVEFAKKFGGPVHVRSTFKPDPGTLVTREDHSMEEVVVTGITHDRGPAKVSILRVPDRPGIAAQVFGALGAQGIVVDMIVQNISRDGFTDISFTLPRADRARAEQVLARQAQDIGAAGVAADDRVAKVSIVGVGMRSHAGVAAQMFSTLSKEGINIQMISTSEIAVSCVIEDKYTELAVRALHDAFDLARERRG
- a CDS encoding zf-HC2 domain-containing protein, with translation MTGHADDRLVPYLRGELPPAEAREVQAHMAACAACRAALGELERLAAELARPAAPPIHWGAYRAELREKLADRRRRARPGFLRRWAWPPVPVALAAGLVGVLLYVGLPGGNGWGPTQGDQAAIENAILASRLDLISRLQIVQRLELLEDLDVIGGLDRLPLTSEG
- a CDS encoding flippase-like domain-containing protein gives rise to the protein MPSRGRLLKILLGLAVSAGLLVYVFRDADVHAIPVLLARTHWGLLAASIALNLLSLWFRARRWAFLFPPGAHPVHLFSAVMIGYMGNNLLPLRAGEVVRAYVVARRGQRFWTTVATMVVERVLDAIAVGLMLAGLFLLVTVPRELRWAALVFISADLALIVALAVVAIAPGRCERVLGRLLGRWPAVEGRARGIFATVNEGLSGIRAPHHLLPIVFWSAGIWLLLATVVWTAFRAAHLALPWGAAWAVLALLGLGVSLPSSPGFAGVVQAVVVVALALFSVPRTEALSFSLLLHASQYFPVTLWGLALLFVEHVSLADAARTTGVAPPSLRT
- a CDS encoding helix-hairpin-helix domain-containing protein, with the translated sequence MLYPRPQLRLLLAVAALLLLGLAVREWRAGFPEWAERLESFDREEPVTPLPPPPPPPAREARPRRGAGSSRPADEPGQPSDPVTADPRPLDVNQADAEQIARLPGIGPGLARRIVEERQRRGRFDSPEALRQVLGLGAKRLAALRDLISVGD
- a CDS encoding threonine synthase, with product MTSAAWPGVIERYRAFLPVTPKTPVVTLHEGNTPLVPAPRLAEATDPSLRIFLKCEGFNPTGSFKDRGMTLAISKAAEAGSRAVICASTGNTSASAAAYAARAGMRAFVMVPKGAVAIGKLSQAAIHGATVLVVDGNFDQALDIVRQIAERHPVTLVNSLNPFRLEGQKTGAFEVVDQLGRAPDYHLIPVGNAGNITAYWRGYREYHRAGLAKELPRMVGFQAAGAAPIVEERIITEPKTVATAIKIGNPASWGLAKEALHDSGGWIEAVTDEEIIRGYRMLAREEGIFMEPASCATVAGLMKMVKAGRFEPGATLVLTLTGHGLKDPDTALESASRPISVPPRLDAVLAQLGF
- a CDS encoding sigma-70 family RNA polymerase sigma factor; the protein is MEPVEISDEALCRRVGVQEPGAFDLLVERYQERAYRIAWSMLRDREDAKDCSQEAFIRLHESARTFAGQAKFSTWFYRILVNCCLDHRRRSRGWRRLLSWRDPATADTADRDPVARQPAPFTDPGDAVDEDRRMSRLWKAVEELSQQQRAAVLLSCREGLPTKEIAEVLSLSEATVRVHLHRAFTTLRRRIGSAP
- a CDS encoding zinc-binding dehydrogenase; protein product: MPETARAAVFFGPGRPFELREVPIPELEPEGILVRVTVANICGSDLHFWRGDAPLKYPEDGWIFGHEMTGRVARLGSRIKTDSLGRPLKEGDRVAYAYFYPCGRCYACLGRCHACLHKEPAACRHKIERPVGASVFPHLHGAFADHYYLRPGGAVFKVPDGLSDDVVSPVNCALSQVIYGLTVAGVRLGDRVLIQGAGGLGVQAAAVAKDMGASCVIVVDQLPGRLELARAFGADHTLNIREVPDRKERLRLVRQWTDGVGADVACDLVGFPAVIPEGIDMLRAGGTYIEIGTISRGAKVELEPSLLVWGSKKIVGVFQYDPWVIPRALDFLARTKSRWPWDRILSHKYPLERINEAFAASEWHNKETLTLTRAALTP